The following coding sequences are from one Salvia hispanica cultivar TCC Black 2014 chromosome 3, UniMelb_Shisp_WGS_1.0, whole genome shotgun sequence window:
- the LOC125209127 gene encoding uncharacterized protein LOC125209127, producing MADNGENNAPHPDPVVQQLQLDIADLVRQLKEKDEQQVVLPVQNMYAYREVENPPIGNDGIDANHFELKPGLLNMAEANAFGGKANEDPNKHLTKFIQICNTVKLNGVRDEQIRLRLFSFSLRDDARDWYDNMGPGSVRTWNAMVELFLEKYFPPSEVLKRQAEIIQFQMKPHETIREAWARFKTLLKRCPKHGLSPGHQVITFYRGCTSDAMRELNWSAGGAILQLGENDAMQVIERVASTDEGWNNEINKSYRVASVTEDDRIDKMSKQLDLLTTQLGIMEMRQSGPELQGGVEEVNYVHQGGNNRNFNNYRSNQGGGNYNQFGNKVYPNLSYGNPNNALQPPPGFTVSNGMIEQQKKSTTEDILAAFMNQTAKYMEKADKYMESTSQRMGKVENDVQSLNVHMKSIDTQIIQISQAVGVQHQPGQFPAQTINNPKDGKAITMRSGKSYEGPSMPVEGKKNTPVDDVSAEENSKGKNKANSQAEKESVPEKKPPPPHPAYSYDSEGALPL from the coding sequence ATGGCGGACAATGGAGAGAACAATGCACCACATCCAGATCCGGTAGTCCAACAACTCCAGCTAGATATTGCAGATCTGGTGAGACAGTTAAAGGAAAAAGATGAACAACAAGTTGTATTGCCAGTGCAAAACATGTACGCTTACAGAGAAGTGGAGAACCCGCCAATTGGCAATGATGGAATCGATGCCAATCATTTTGAGCTCAAGCCAGGATTGCTTAATATGGCTGAGGCTAATGCTTTTGGGGGGAAGGCCAATGAAGATCCCAACAAGCATCTCACCAAGTTTATTCAGATATGTAACACGGTGAAGCTTAATGGGGTGAGAGATGAACAAATCAGATTAAGGCTATTCTCATTTTCCTTGAGAGATGATGCTAGAGATTGGTACGATAACATGGGACCAGGATCAGTTAGAACGTGGAATGCCATGgtagaattatttttggagAAGTACTTCCCACCCAGCGAAGTTCTAAAAAGGCAAGCTGAGATAATTCAGTTCCAGATGAAGCCTCATGAGACAATTCGAGAAGCATGGGCCAGATTTAAGACACTGTTGAAGAGATGCCCCAAGCATGGTTTAAGTCCGGGACATCAAGTCATAACTTTTTACAGAGGGTGTACTTCAGACGCAATGCGTGAACTGAATTGGAGCGCAGGAGGAGCAATCCTTCAATTAGGAGAGAATGATGCCATGCAAGTAATTGAGCGAGTAGCCTCCACTGATGAAGGAtggaataatgaaataaataagtcATACAGGGTGGCATCTGTTACAgaagatgatagaatagaCAAAATGTCGAAGCAGCTAGATCTGTTGACCACTCAACTGGGGATAATGGAGATGAGACAGTCTGGACCAGAACTGCAGGGAGGAGTTGAAGAAGTAAACTATGTGCACCAAGGAGGAAACAACAGAAACTTCAACAACTATCGCTCCAACCAAGGAGGTGGTAACTATAATCAATTTGGTAACAAGGTGTATCCTAATCTATCATATGGGAATCCCAACAATGCTCTGCAACCACCGCCAGGATTTACAGTATCTAATGGGATGATCGAACAACAGAAAAAGTCTACTACTGAAGATATCTTGGCAGCATTCATGAATCAGACTGCCAAGTACATGGAGAAAGCCGACAAGTACATGGAGAGCACTAGTCAAAGGATGGGGAAGGTTGAAAACGACGTGCAAAGCTTGAACGTGCATATGAAGAGCATTGACACTCAGATCATTCAAATTTCTCAAGCCGTAGGTGTTCAACATCAGCCAGGCCAATTCCCAGCACAGACCATAAATAATCCCAAGGACGGCAAGGCCATCACCATGAGGAGCGGTAAAAGCTATGAAGGACCTTCCATGCCCGTAGAGGGTAAGAAGAATACTCCAGTGGATGATGTCAGTGCGGAAGAGAATTCCAAGGGGAAGAACAAGGCCAATAGTCAAGCAGAGAAAGAGTCAGTGCCAGAAAAGAAGCCCCCTCCCCCCCACCCCGCCTATTCCTACGACAGTGAAGGTGCCCTTCCCCtttga
- the LOC125209128 gene encoding uncharacterized protein LOC125209128 — MEHRSHWAVKKLNLDFAKAGKERMLQLNMLDEFRHEAFENSSILKERMKAYNDRMIEKREFAPGEAVLLFDAKLKLFAGKLKSKWSGPYLIKGVMPNGTLELLADDGRIFKVNGQYVKRFYSPDQAREVFVLKLA; from the coding sequence ATGGAACATCGCTCGCATTGGGCAGTGAAGAAGTTGAACTTAGATTTTGCAAAGGCAGGCAAGGAAAGAATGCTTCAATTGAATATGCTTGATGAGTTTAGGCACGAGGCATTTGAAAATTCTTCTATTCTCAAGGAACGTATGAAGGCGTATAATGATAGGATGATTGAAAAGAGAGAGTTTGCTCCGGGTGAAGCGGTGTTGCTTTTCGATGCCAAGCTCAAGTTATTCGCCGGAAAATTAAAGTCCAAATGGTCGGGGCCATATCTTATTAAAGGGGTGATGCCAAATGGAACATTGGAGTTATTAGCAGATGATGGAAGAATATTCAAGGTCAATGGACAATATGTCAAGAGATTCTACAGTCCGGATCAGGCGAGGGAAGTGTTCGTGCTCAAATTGGCCTAA
- the LOC125215343 gene encoding isoamylase 2, chloroplastic: MAMLLPVRYVMRSHGLSSEASESSKLFTCSCKRDQMFNKLVSNPKIECVKRIERIHCDRSKLKALATSDVYVAKASEKLATYRLRTELGGRLKVVVERKYSNKYGVHVELESLQLLEGEEELVMIWGLFTADSQCLMPLDFQQSSVDGQCETPFVGGAVELDFEADLAPSYLSFLLKSDSGSDSKVSMIRSHRNTKFTVPVGFGAGSPSPLGVSFLSDGSVNFAFFSCNVESVGLCLYSNATAEKPALEINLDPYINRSGDIWHALLYSSAPFVSYGYRCRNGVGNKEHHVLLDPYAKVIEGFVLNQPLKWLGKLCEEPAFDWSDEVRPILPMEKMIVYRLNVARFTKDKSSKLSGGIAGSFSAISEKSQHFEDLGVNAILLEPVFPFDEQNGPYFPCHFFSPASLYGPSGDPLNVAKSMKEMVKKLHSRGIEVLLEVVFTHSGDVGALQEIDSSTNALNCNHPTVQQLVLESLRYWVTEFHVDGFCFIDAFSLTRGSQGEFLSRPPLVEAIAFDPVLAGVKIVADSWIPHGLATKEVGFPHWQRWAEMNSKFSIDVKNFLRGRGLISEFATRLCGSGDLFLAGRGPSFSFNYVTRNAGLTLLDLVSFSSSTELESELSWNCGEEGATNKKVVLETRLKQIRNLLFTLFISLGVPVLNMGDECGQSTGGSPAAADRKPLDWNALGLSFCAQISQFISFLSSLKMRRGDLLQRRSFLEEDSIEWHGKQQLPPRWDDPACKFLAMTLKADAGSSYGDLFVAFNAAGQLEKVGLPRPADDETTWVLLVDTALPFPGFFSEEGVRLEEDEKLTYEMKSHSCILFEARRLSLS, translated from the coding sequence ATGGCCATGCTGCTGCCAGTTCGTTATGTGATGCGATCGCATGGTTTAAGCTCCGAGGCTTCTGAATCATCTAAATTGTTCACATGCAGTTGTAAAAGAGATCAGATGTTCAATAAATTGGTTTCGAATCCTAAAATTGAATGCGTGAAACGTATTGAAAGGATTCATTGTGATCGTTCAAAACTCAAGGCATTAGCCACTTCAGATGTTTATGTTGCAAAAGCCTCGGAAAAATTAGCAACATATCGGCTTAGGACGGAGCTTGGTGGTCGATTGAAGGTAGTAGTGGAAAGGAAGTATAGTAACAAGTATGGAGTTCATGTTGAATTGGAGTCACTGCAGCTTCTTGAGGGGGAGGAGGAGCTAGTCATGATTTGGGGGCTGTTCACAGCTGATTCACAATGTTTGATGCCGTTAGATTTCCAGCAATCGAGTGTTGATGGCCAATGTGAAACTCCATTCGTGGGAGGTGCTGTTGAGTTGGATTTTGAGGCGGATTTAGCACCGTCCTATCTGTCGTTTCTACTGAAGTCTGACTCTGGTTCTGATTCAAAAGTTTCGATGATCAGAAGCCACAGGAACACAAAATTCACTGTACCGGTTGGTTTTGGTGCTGGAAGTCCTTCTCCGTTAGGGGTTTCCTTTCTAAGCGATGGATCAGTGAACTTTGCTTTCTTCTCGTGCAATGTGGAAAGTGTTGGTCTGTGTCTGTATTCAAATGCAACAGCTGAGAAACCTGCTTTGGAGATTAATCTTGATCCGTATATCAACCGCTCAGGTGATATTTGGCATGCTTTGCTGTATAGTTCTGCGCCATTTGTGAGTTATGGTTATCGCTGCAGAAATGGTGTTGGTAACAAAGAGCATCATGTGTTGTTGGATCCATATGCGAAGGTTATTGAAGGGTTTGTTTTGAATCAGCCTCTAAAATGGCTTGGGAAATTGTGTGAGGAGCCTGCATTTGATTGGAGTGATGAAGTTCGTCCCATTTTACCGATGGAGAAGATGATTGTGTATAGACTGAATGTTGCACGTTTTACCAAAGACAAGTCTAGTAAGTTATCTGGTGGCATTGCTGGAAGTTTCTCTGCTATTTCTGAGAAATCGCAACATTTTGAGGATCTTGGTGTCAATGCCATCTTGTTAGAACCAGTTTTCCCCTTTGATGAGCAAAATGGTCCTTATTTTCCctgtcatttcttttctccGGCAAGCCTGTACGGACCCTCTGGAGACCCGTTGAATGTTGCTAAATCGATGAAAGAGATGGTCAAGAAGCTGCACTCCAGAGGAATTGAGGTTTTGCTTGAAGTTGTCTTCACACATTCTGGTGATGTTGGAGCCCTTCAAGAGATTGACAGTTCTACAAACGCGTTAAATTGCAACCACCCGACTGTTCAGCAATTAGTCTTAGAGAGTCTACGTTATTGGGTGACTGAGTTTCATGTCGATGGTTTCTGTTTCATAGATGCATTTTCTCTGACTAGAGGTTCGCAGGGCGAGTTCCTCTCGCGCCCTCCCTTGGTCGAAGCGATTGCTTTCGATCCTGTACTTGCAGGAGTCAAGATAGTTGCAGACTCATGGATTCCACATGGTTTGGCGACGAAGGAGGTGGGGTTCCCTCACTGGCAGAGATGGGCAGAGATGAATTCAAAGTTTAGCATCGACGTGAAGAACTTCTTGAGGGGCCGTGGCCTCATCAGCGAATTTGCTACGCGTCTCTGTGGTAGCGGGGATCTGTTCTTGGCAGGACGAGGaccttcattttctttcaattaCGTCACGAGAAATGCAGGGCTCACTCTACTGGACTTGGTTAGCTTCAGCTCTAGTACTGAACTGGAATCGGAGTTGAGCTGGAACTGCGGGGAAGAAGGAGCCACGAACAAGAAGGTTGTGCTTGAGACGCGGCTTAAGCAAATCCGCAACCTCCTCTTCACACTGTTCATCTCTCTGGGCGTCCCCGTGCTCAACATGGGAGACGAGTGTGGCCAATCCACCGGAGGCAGCCCTGCTGCTGCTGACCGGAAACCTCTGGACTGGAATGCGTTAGGGTTAAGCTTTTGCGCTCAGATCAGTCAGTTCATCTCGTTTCTGAGCTCGCTGAAGATGAGGCGAGGTGATCTTCTACAGAGGAGGAGCTTTCTCGAGGAAGACAGTATCGAATGGCACGGAAAGCAGCAGTTACCGCCGAGATGGGATGATCCAGCCTGCAAATTTTTAGCCATGACTCTGAAAGCTGATGCAGGATCAAGCTACGGTGACTTGTTTGTCGCCTTCAATGCAGCTGGTCAGTTGGAGAAAGTAGGTCTGCCACGCCCTGCAGATGACGAGACGACTTGGGTGCTTCTGGTGGATACGGCGCTTCCCTTCCCGGGGTTTTTCAGTGAGGAAGGCGTTCGGCTCGAAGAAGATGAGAAGCTGACATATGAGATGAAGTCTCACAGTTGCATATTGTTTGAAGCTCGGAGGTTGAGTTTGTCTTGA
- the LOC125215067 gene encoding protein DEHYDRATION-INDUCED 19-like — MADRLYDDLEIALSSYSIHSNDDYNEEDEETEGEYEDEEEVNDVEIGGKSEELACPFCSEDFDVLGLCCHIDADHRMEVKPGICPVCAVKVRINMASHVITHHESILKALCNKKHRSTRSRSSIYLLRKELQEKHLRAVKESPSVGSSSNAAADSMLLSFVNSPQPAYRPQITEAASPSEASLSEKNSHDDSAERFPPSLSTDRNNEMARRSEFAQGLLLSTILDDL, encoded by the exons aTGGCCGATCGATTGTACGATGATTTGGAGATTGCGCTGTCCTCTTATTCCATACATAGCAACG ATGATTACAATGAAGAGGATGAGGAGACCGAGGGGGAGTatgaggacgaggaggaggtCAACGATGTTGAAATTGGGGGGAAATCGGAGGAACTGGCGTGCCCTTTTTGCTCCGAGGATTTTGATGTGTTGGGATTATGCTGCCACATTGATGCCGACCATCGCATGGAGGTTAAACCCGGG ATTTGCCCTGTTTGTGCTGTGAAGGTACGGATAAACATGGCTTCACATGTGATTACTCATCACGAGAGTATTTTGAAG GCTCTCTGCAATAAGAAGCACCGTAGCACTCGCTCTCGTTCATCAATATATCTACTGAGGAAGGAATTGCAGGAGAAACATTTACGCGCTGTTAAGGAGTCTCCTTCTGTTGGTTCTTCCTCTAATGCAGCAGCTGATTCCATGCTTTTGTCGTTTGTCAATAGTCCTCAACCAGCTTACAGACCCCAAATCACTGAAGCTGCCTCTCCGTCTGAAGCAAGCTTATCAGAAAAAAATTCCCATGATGACTCTGCTGAGAG ATTTCCACCGTCTCTGTCAACAGACAGGAACAACGAGATGGCCAGAAGGTCTGAGTTCGCACAGGGATTGCTGCTATCCACCATTCTGGATGATTTGTAA